ACAATAAGGTCGGCATCATGCATCGCCATATTCGCTTCATAGGTCCCGTGCATTCCTAACATGCCAATAAAAAGAGGATCATTGTGCGGGTAAGCACCTAGCCCCATCAGCGTATTAGTACACGGAAACCCAAGTGTCTGCACGAAATCGCGCAACTCTTCTTGAGCTTTTGCCAGAACCACGCCGCCACCGGTGTATACCACTGGTTTTTTGGCATTCAGAATGGCTTCAACAGCCCCAACAATCTCAGCGGGTCGTGCCGCTTTCACGTCGGGGTACGAACGCATCGCAATGTCCTTTGGATAAATAAACTCGGTCAATTGAGCGGTAATATCCTTTGGAATATCGACCAATACCGGCCCAGGACGCCCAGAGGTAGCAATATGGAATGCCTTCTTAATCGTCGCGGCGATATCCTCAACATTCTGAATCAAGAAATTATGTTTGACGCAGGGCCGACTAATACCGACCGCGTCTATCTCTTGAAATGCATCAAAACCGATCAATGGAGCCATAACTTGGCCCGATAGAACCACCATTGGAATCGAATCCATATAAGCCGTGGCGATGCCAGTGATAGCATTGGTAATGCCCGGCCCGGATGTAACCATCACGACCCCCGGCTTGCCAGTGGCTCGTGCAAACCCGTCGGCAGCATGAGTCGCTCCCTGTTCGTGGCGCACCAAAATATGTTGCACATCGTCTTGACGATGAAATGCATCATATATATGTAGTGCGGCCCCTCCCGGGTATCCGAATACGTACTCTACACCTTCTTCTTTAAGGCTCTGTACAACAATATCTGCGCCGGTTAACTGCACCGTAGTCTCCGTCTGTCACATCAGGTATTTTTGGGTACCACGCGCTGAAGCTGCGCAAATAATAACCAAAGAAAAAAAGGCCCGCATGCTGGGCACTTAGTCGAGCGAGAAATTATAAACGCAAGGTGATTAAACGCAACGCTCAATTCCGTTTTTTTCTAGTGTTTTCGCGGCCTTGCAAAGCGTAAATGGCGTGTTTTATGACATTTTGTAATTTTGTTGATATAAAACATTCATCACACTGATGCTAACAACGCCCCACAATCAGTGTTTGCCCTCTACTAACCAGCTCGCATACAATAGCGTGATGCACACTCTATTCCTATCTGACCTCCATCTCACGCCAGAAAGACCAGCTGTCACAGCTGCTTTTTTGCACTTTTTGGAGCACCAAGCCCCGCACGCCGACAAAATTTACTTGTTGGGCGACTTATTTGAGTTCTGGATTGGCGATGATGCTGCCAGCATGCTTGGCGCCGAACCAATTCTGCGAGCTATGCACGAGGCAAGCCAGCGCACTGAATGTTTTTTTATCGCCGGCAATCGAGACTTTTTAGTTCGAGATACATTTAGCCAACAATCCGGCTTCACCATATTGCCAGACGAAACTGTCATCGACCTTTACGGCACAGCAACCCTTTTACTGCATGGAGACAGCCTATGCACCGACGACGTTGCGCATCAACAGTTTCGCTCAGCAATGATGACCAATAGCCATTTTTGCGATGCATTCTTGACACTGTCGATTCCGGAACGCATCGCCAAAGCGAAAGAAGCCCGATTACAAAGCTACGAGCACAAATCAGCTGTTAGCATGGAAATAATGGACGTGACTGAAAGTGCTGTCAGACAAGCGTTCGACCAGCACTCAGTTAAACAAATGATCCACGGTCATACGCACCGGCAACACGTCCACCACTACCAAATAGATGGTGGCCCGGCAACGCGTTATGTGCTCGGAGACTGGCACTCACAAACCAGCGTATTAACAGCAGATAAAGACGGACTTACAATCCAAAATCAAGCGATTCCCAATGACTGAACGATAACCCTCAGACAGATAATCTCGAACTAGACAGCATTTCTTGAGAATGATATTGAATGACTGATTATTCAGTTGGCAACGCATCACCAACTTTAGGGATCACACGATAGAACACTTCACCATCTTTAATAAAGCCTAGCTGGCTGCGCGCGCGGGCCTCCAATGCCTCCCTACCCTCTTTGAGCTCTTTAACTTCCGCGTGCAATGCCTCGTTGCGCAAGCTAATCAAATCGTTCCGATCTCGCTCATCGGTAATTGTAGAATCTAACGACCAGAGCTGAAACACGCCATGCGCGCCAAACCAAAGCTTGGCCTGCAACACAATCAACAACAAAAACAACAAACTGGCGAGAATCCTCATACCTCAATTTTACAACGCCAAGCACCAACGAATAAAGCAATACCGCACATTAATAGCTAAATAACATTCGAAACTTAGCGTACAATTTACCCAAAGAATTATACTCAAACCATTGAAGCGTAACACTTTTTATTATAAGGTGAACCACCGCTCACAATAGATAGAGCGACTAACCAATAATCGGCTGGCCTGCAGAGCGCTAGCAGACGTTACCCGTACTCGAATTAAAGAAGGGAGTGACAAAAAAAATGAAAAAATTTACTCTAGCATGCAGCCTTGCTACCGCAGCATGTCTAACACTGAGCGCACCAGTTCTGGCAGCCGAAAGCGGCACCGGTACATTTTTCGGTAAAGACGCGCCCGGCAAATGGATAGTTGGCGCAAAAGTCGTCAACATCGACCCTAACGTGCCTGATACTAATGATGCCAGCGGTGTAGGCATCGTGCTCGGTTATGAATTCGCCAAAAGTGTTGGTGAAGGGACGTCTAGCTTTGAAATTGAATACATCAGCGGCGAAGAAGAACAAATATCGCTAGTTAATTCGGTTGCTACCATCCCAGCCTACCCAGCAGGGTTTGGAACTTATGAAGCTGAAATTTTCAATGCCTATTTTACCTATCGGTCACCAGGCACCGTCTATTACAAGCTCAAAGGCGGAGTCTCTTACGTTGACTTGAATGTAGCGCCAGTCAGCTTACTAGACCGCGACTATGAAGATGTATCATTTGCTGTCGGCCTTGGCATCGGATATCGAATTAACGAGTTAGGTGTAATCGAACTAGAATATACACAAGATAGCGGCGATGCTGATGTTGGCACACTAGGTGTCAATGCATTACTAACGTTCTAGCTTGTTAGCGGCCATAGCCTCAGTTGAGGCAAGCGCCAAAGAAACAAAAAAGCCTCGCTAATATAGCGAGGCTTTTTTACATGCAGACGAAGAAAAATTTAGCTGGGCACACAGCCCGAGACATGTTACTTAAAGCTGCAAATCTTCTATTAAGTCCTCAACATCTTCCAAACCCACCGCGATTCGTATTAGCCCCTCGGTAATCCCCACTTCAGCCTTCTCTTCATCACTCCAACGCGCATGCGTAGTGGTATAAGGATGTGTGATTGTGGTTCGGGTATCGCCTAAATTAGCAGTTATTGACATCAATTTAACTTGGTCGATAATCCTCCACGCTGCCTCTCGACCACCAGCTACTTCAAACGAGACAACCGCGCCGCCTTTACACTGCTGAGTTTTAGCCAAATGGTACTGCGGATGACTTTCTAACCCTGGGTAATAAACGTTTTTAACGTTAGCTGTTTCACTTAAGTGCTCAGCGATTCTCGCCGAATTATCACAAGCCTGATGCATTCTCAAAGACAGCGTTTCTAAACCCTTAGCGAAGGTCCAAGCATTAAATGGACTCATCGATGGACCAGCAGTGCGCATAAATCCAAGCACTTTGTCGCCAACAAAGTCAGCATCACCGACAACAGCGCCGCCAACACAACGCCCCTGCCCGTCAATAAATTTAGTCGCAGAGTGCAACACGACATCAGCACCTAATGATAACGGCTGCTGTAACACCGGCGTACAAAAGCAATTATCTACTACCACCTTGATATCGGTATTATATGCATGCGCAATTTCAGATATAGCGGCAATATCACCAATTTCCATTAAGGGGTTAGTCGGAGTCTCAAAAAACACCATGCGTGTCTTCGGGCTTAGCGCAGCGCGCCAAGCATCCAAATTTTTCATATCAACAAAACTGGTGTCGACCCCAAATTTAGCCAGTAAACCTGCCAGTAAAATTTTACTAGCGCCGAAAATAGATGATGCTGAAACAACATGATCTCCGGCTTGCAAACCGGCCATGCAAACGGCAAGCATGGCCGACATACCAGACGCAGTGCCCACACATGACTCACCACCTTCCAAGGCCGCTAAGCGCTGCTCGAAAACTCTTACTGTAGGATTGGTAAAGCGAGAGTAAATGTTGCCTAGCTCTTGATACGAAAAACGCGCGGCTGACTCTGCCGCCGACCCAAATACAAAACTTGAAGTTGTGTAGATTGGCTCGCTATGCTCGCCTTCGGATCCACGCAACTGCCCAACTCTTACGGCC
The sequence above is a segment of the Arenicella xantha genome. Coding sequences within it:
- a CDS encoding UDP-2,3-diacylglucosamine diphosphatase: MHTLFLSDLHLTPERPAVTAAFLHFLEHQAPHADKIYLLGDLFEFWIGDDAASMLGAEPILRAMHEASQRTECFFIAGNRDFLVRDTFSQQSGFTILPDETVIDLYGTATLLLHGDSLCTDDVAHQQFRSAMMTNSHFCDAFLTLSIPERIAKAKEARLQSYEHKSAVSMEIMDVTESAVRQAFDQHSVKQMIHGHTHRQHVHHYQIDGGPATRYVLGDWHSQTSVLTADKDGLTIQNQAIPND
- the ftsB gene encoding cell division protein FtsB, coding for MRILASLLFLLLIVLQAKLWFGAHGVFQLWSLDSTITDERDRNDLISLRNEALHAEVKELKEGREALEARARSQLGFIKDGEVFYRVIPKVGDALPTE
- a CDS encoding outer membrane beta-barrel protein, translated to MKKFTLACSLATAACLTLSAPVLAAESGTGTFFGKDAPGKWIVGAKVVNIDPNVPDTNDASGVGIVLGYEFAKSVGEGTSSFEIEYISGEEEQISLVNSVATIPAYPAGFGTYEAEIFNAYFTYRSPGTVYYKLKGGVSYVDLNVAPVSLLDRDYEDVSFAVGLGIGYRINELGVIELEYTQDSGDADVGTLGVNALLTF
- a CDS encoding O-succinylhomoserine sulfhydrylase, whose amino-acid sequence is MTNDFKNYRPATQAVRVGQLRGSEGEHSEPIYTTSSFVFGSAAESAARFSYQELGNIYSRFTNPTVRVFEQRLAALEGGESCVGTASGMSAMLAVCMAGLQAGDHVVSASSIFGASKILLAGLLAKFGVDTSFVDMKNLDAWRAALSPKTRMVFFETPTNPLMEIGDIAAISEIAHAYNTDIKVVVDNCFCTPVLQQPLSLGADVVLHSATKFIDGQGRCVGGAVVGDADFVGDKVLGFMRTAGPSMSPFNAWTFAKGLETLSLRMHQACDNSARIAEHLSETANVKNVYYPGLESHPQYHLAKTQQCKGGAVVSFEVAGGREAAWRIIDQVKLMSITANLGDTRTTITHPYTTTHARWSDEEKAEVGITEGLIRIAVGLEDVEDLIEDLQL